The Niastella koreensis GR20-10 genome includes a window with the following:
- a CDS encoding outer membrane beta-barrel protein, translated as MKRIALICLLGLCLQVTAQKNYQKGQVVLTNRDTLKGWIDYRNWHINPTSIRFKQDSLADGARQFTTNDISFFQVAGDKYLKAFITKDMLPVDVNSLAADSTEMQQTETAFLRVLVEGPVLNLYEVYDFKPHYYIQDSTKSYHELTNKITLGVEHPLGDEHNPVGDEHIKMHVHDYYHGELMAYLLLQPKYDKKLARQIQTIGYTEKELGKVVAALNGVTGQNVPYVSNNRKKALSFYAGAGAIYSTLTFSGDNVYLKGMDFGWNTGPAIMAGVELFSDRSFRELSFRLEVAYSSISYKADNLLTRNSVGSDTIHYELKQRNITPSLIVLYHIIRREKFRYYIGAQFAYNLSSYPTNALTATHSYTTIVSKNDSYLSFDKNWPIVNIKTGAIINRRWDVGITGSLWGRNLNTSTMHNNVKQYALWLGYHFL; from the coding sequence TTGAAACGTATTGCACTAATTTGTTTGCTCGGGCTTTGCCTGCAGGTAACCGCCCAGAAAAACTATCAAAAAGGCCAGGTTGTTCTTACTAACAGAGATACCTTAAAAGGCTGGATCGACTACCGCAACTGGCACATTAACCCCACTTCAATCAGGTTCAAACAGGATTCTTTAGCCGACGGCGCCCGCCAGTTTACAACCAATGATATCAGCTTTTTTCAGGTAGCCGGCGACAAATACCTGAAAGCCTTTATAACAAAAGATATGCTGCCTGTTGATGTAAATAGCCTGGCAGCTGACTCCACAGAAATGCAACAAACAGAAACCGCTTTTTTAAGGGTGCTGGTAGAAGGGCCTGTACTGAATTTATACGAGGTGTACGACTTTAAACCACATTATTACATACAGGACAGCACTAAAAGTTATCACGAACTCACCAATAAAATTACCTTGGGCGTTGAACATCCCCTGGGAGATGAGCATAATCCTGTGGGCGATGAGCATATTAAGATGCATGTACATGATTATTACCACGGCGAGCTAATGGCTTATTTGCTCCTCCAACCAAAGTATGATAAAAAACTTGCCCGCCAGATACAAACTATAGGTTACACTGAAAAAGAGCTTGGAAAAGTGGTAGCTGCCCTGAATGGTGTAACCGGTCAAAACGTTCCCTATGTTTCTAACAACAGAAAAAAGGCCCTTTCATTTTATGCCGGCGCAGGAGCGATATATAGTACCCTGACGTTTAGTGGCGATAATGTATATTTAAAAGGAATGGATTTTGGTTGGAATACCGGTCCCGCTATCATGGCTGGGGTAGAACTTTTTTCGGATAGGAGCTTTAGGGAACTTTCATTCAGGTTAGAGGTCGCGTACAGTTCAATAAGTTACAAAGCAGACAATCTTCTTACACGAAACAGCGTTGGTTCCGATACAATCCATTACGAATTGAAACAGCGGAATATTACTCCTTCGCTTATTGTTTTATATCATATTATAAGAAGAGAAAAGTTCCGGTATTATATAGGCGCGCAGTTCGCATACAACCTTTCCAGTTACCCTACTAATGCATTAACAGCGACGCACTCATACACAACAATTGTATCTAAGAACGATAGTTATCTTTCATTTGATAAAAATTGGCCTATTGTTAATATTAAAACAGGGGCCATTATTAATCGCAGATGGGATGTCGGTATAACAGGTAGTCTATGGGGTCGCAATCTCAACACAAGTACAATGCATAATAATGTTAAGCAATATGCATTGTGGCTGGGTTATCACTTTTTATAA
- a CDS encoding DUF4145 domain-containing protein: MPLVKSFWKNLNFSNYEQPKIHCPTCKKGFINPIKDSVKFKETAETVALKKSDGPWSEMDLDFKFSCLLKCDNNNCGEVVSCAGTGFFDQDDPTFDEETGQYWASYFKYFKPEYFSKPIHIIELKDLYPSAITKKLEDSFKIFFCDSESCANKIRIVVEVLMDALKVKKTVITTGNKRKNLTLHARILNYGSKNKELSDLLLAIKWIGNSGSHNSKVTKDDTLDAYRILEYVLDKLYDKNATHLMKMAKIINKKRIPLSQIELSKKKKGDY; this comes from the coding sequence ATGCCACTAGTTAAAAGCTTTTGGAAAAATTTAAATTTTTCCAACTATGAACAACCCAAGATTCATTGTCCGACATGCAAAAAAGGTTTTATAAACCCAATTAAAGATTCAGTCAAGTTTAAAGAAACTGCAGAAACAGTAGCCTTGAAAAAATCAGACGGTCCATGGTCTGAAATGGATTTAGATTTTAAATTCTCTTGCTTGTTAAAGTGCGATAACAACAATTGTGGAGAAGTTGTATCATGTGCAGGCACAGGCTTTTTTGATCAGGATGATCCAACCTTTGATGAGGAAACAGGACAATATTGGGCTTCCTATTTTAAATACTTTAAGCCCGAATATTTCTCCAAACCAATACATATAATTGAACTAAAAGATCTTTATCCTTCTGCGATCACTAAAAAGCTTGAAGATTCATTTAAAATCTTTTTTTGCGACTCTGAGTCCTGCGCAAATAAAATACGAATAGTTGTAGAGGTGTTGATGGATGCACTCAAAGTAAAAAAGACAGTGATCACAACGGGAAATAAAAGGAAAAATCTGACCCTGCATGCCAGAATTTTAAACTATGGGTCAAAAAATAAGGAGTTATCTGACTTATTATTAGCCATTAAATGGATTGGTAATAGCGGAAGCCATAATTCAAAGGTTACAAAAGATGATACATTAGATGCTTATAGAATTCTGGAGTATGTATTGGATAAATTATATGATAAAAATGCCACGCATCTTATGAAAATGGCCAAGATCATAAATAAGAAAAGAATACCCTTATCACAAATAGAATTATCTAAAAAGAAAAAAGGAGACTACTAG
- a CDS encoding FAD-dependent monooxygenase produces the protein MKTTRDYPVYDVIISGAGPVGLFLACELALAKCSVLVLEKAADPLSPLKQLPFGIRGLSSLTVEAFYRRGLLNELELHNRLKNPHQNAKQGPRRQVGHFAGIPFHEGDIDPSQWKYRLPGSTVTSLISEMQEIETVLARRAASLGVTIKRGLAITGFQQTFEGVKVQSGDQTFNAKWLVGCDGSRSVVRKACGFEFAGTEPEFTGYTVLADMADPEKLSPGRNVTPTGMYMQSQPGYVLIQDFDGGVFHSSEKPLTLEHVQEVLRRVSNTDVTITKLHIATTWTDRARQATAYRNGRILLAGDAAHIHSPLGGQGLNVGLGDAMNLGWKLAATINGIAPEGLLDSYYAERYPVGAQVLDWSRAQVAIMKPNPSARALYAILRDLINTRDGATYMAARVWGINTQYNFGSSHPLVGRSVPNFELEDGVMIGECMHNGQGILLDFDGNASLKKTAAAYGDQLRYVSRHAKNCLGISALLVRPDGIIAWAADNDPDCKELQQAADRWFVQKVE, from the coding sequence ATGAAAACTACACGAGATTATCCTGTATACGATGTGATCATCTCCGGTGCAGGCCCGGTAGGGCTGTTCCTGGCCTGTGAACTGGCCTTAGCCAAATGCTCAGTACTTGTATTGGAAAAAGCGGCTGATCCGCTTTCTCCTTTGAAACAACTTCCTTTTGGTATCCGCGGGCTTTCTTCGCTTACAGTTGAAGCGTTTTACCGGCGTGGATTGTTAAACGAACTGGAACTGCACAACCGCCTTAAAAATCCTCACCAAAATGCCAAACAAGGCCCCCGTCGTCAGGTAGGGCACTTCGCGGGCATTCCATTTCATGAAGGGGATATTGATCCTTCACAATGGAAGTACCGTTTGCCAGGTTCAACCGTTACCAGTTTAATTTCTGAAATGCAGGAGATAGAAACGGTGTTGGCGCGGCGTGCAGCATCACTCGGCGTAACAATTAAGCGCGGGTTGGCTATTACTGGTTTTCAGCAAACCTTCGAAGGCGTGAAGGTTCAGTCAGGTGATCAAACTTTTAATGCTAAATGGCTCGTGGGTTGTGATGGAAGCCGAAGTGTTGTTCGCAAGGCATGCGGTTTTGAATTTGCTGGTACCGAACCGGAATTTACCGGTTATACTGTGCTGGCCGATATGGCAGATCCTGAGAAACTGAGTCCCGGCAGAAATGTTACCCCAACCGGTATGTATATGCAATCACAGCCTGGCTATGTACTCATTCAGGATTTTGATGGCGGCGTCTTTCATAGTTCTGAAAAACCGTTGACGCTCGAACATGTGCAGGAGGTACTGCGCCGCGTTTCTAACACCGACGTTACGATCACTAAACTGCATATCGCTACTACCTGGACAGACCGTGCCCGGCAGGCTACAGCCTATCGCAACGGACGAATATTGTTGGCCGGTGATGCTGCGCATATTCATTCCCCATTGGGTGGGCAGGGCCTGAACGTTGGCCTGGGCGATGCCATGAACCTGGGATGGAAACTCGCTGCAACTATTAACGGGATTGCGCCGGAAGGTTTGTTGGATAGTTATTATGCCGAACGCTATCCGGTCGGCGCACAGGTGTTGGATTGGTCACGCGCACAGGTAGCCATTATGAAACCAAACCCGTCTGCCCGTGCCCTGTATGCAATTCTCCGCGATCTTATTAATACCCGCGATGGTGCAACCTATATGGCTGCCCGCGTGTGGGGAATTAACACGCAGTACAATTTTGGCAGCAGCCATCCACTCGTTGGCCGTAGTGTTCCCAACTTTGAGTTGGAAGATGGGGTGATGATTGGTGAGTGTATGCACAATGGCCAGGGAATACTGCTTGATTTCGACGGGAACGCTTCGCTTAAAAAAACAGCGGCTGCCTATGGCGATCAGCTCAGGTATGTTTCACGACATGCAAAAAATTGTTTAGGCATAAGCGCCTTACTGGTTCGCCCCGATGGCATTATTGCCTGGGCTGCAGACAATGATCCTGATTGCAAGGAGCTGCAACAGGCTGCTGATCGCTGGTTTGTTCAGAAGGTTGAATAG
- a CDS encoding SRPBCC domain-containing protein: MKKQMITVTIEVRAPIEQIWNQWNDPTDIRQWNNINNDWHTPLVQNDLRTGGQFLYRMGTKDGRFSFDFTGKYDEVKEHKYISYTLTSGRIASIAFSQDYPVIITETFEPDNEPSVEEQRDFCQAILRSFKKYAESRHD, encoded by the coding sequence ATGAAGAAACAGATGATAACGGTGACCATCGAGGTACGGGCGCCAATTGAACAGATCTGGAACCAGTGGAATGATCCCACAGACATTCGGCAATGGAATAATATAAATAACGACTGGCACACTCCCCTTGTACAAAATGATCTTCGCACCGGTGGGCAATTTTTATATCGTATGGGTACTAAAGATGGTAGATTCAGCTTTGACTTTACCGGTAAATATGATGAGGTCAAAGAGCATAAATATATTTCCTATACCTTAACCAGTGGCCGGATAGCTTCCATTGCTTTCAGTCAGGATTACCCGGTAATAATTACAGAAACTTTTGAACCTGATAATGAACCCTCAGTGGAGGAACAGCGGGATTTTTGTCAGGCTATACTCAGGTCTTTCAAGAAATATGCAGAGAGTAGGCATGATTAG
- a CDS encoding SDR family NAD(P)-dependent oxidoreductase, whose protein sequence is MNNDFTQDEWDTCIKVLQVLSRDPEKSLDTHLLKGLVTKMYQRAKKENKQNRVEEQVKKLITSTDLLSPQKIKKISQQQDLLKQYNKKLVLTQTVLHKKYELPGNEKSFDTSASLELAGYQKCYICKTPYKKVHFFYHQLCPACAEFNYTRRQQTADLKNRVALITGGRIKIGYLTALRMLRDGAKVWVITRFANDCARRFSEETDFSVWGYRLKIVSLDLRNLAQVSNFIKLLQEQEAHLDIIINNAAQTIKRPAEFYKHLFEFERGGAQALPVNLQPCLASPGRFRFQLGHWEQHLLTYEAETMFPANRYDKDGQQIDLRTSNSWKLLLEEVPPMEMLETQLVNVTAPFMLNSQLKEMMVKSPFDRKFIINVSAMEGQFNRSSKTAYHPHTNMAKAALNMMTRTSAQDYALSGIFMNSVDTGWITQENPFPDKERLYHEEGFVPPLDETDGMARIYDPIVSGVTQPGLPLFGHFLKDYVPFAW, encoded by the coding sequence ATGAATAATGATTTTACACAGGACGAATGGGATACCTGTATAAAAGTATTACAGGTGTTATCAAGAGATCCCGAAAAATCGCTGGATACGCATCTGTTGAAAGGCCTGGTGACCAAGATGTACCAGAGGGCAAAAAAGGAAAACAAGCAAAACAGGGTTGAGGAACAGGTTAAAAAGTTAATCACTTCTACTGATTTGCTATCGCCACAAAAGATAAAGAAGATCTCACAGCAACAGGACCTGCTGAAACAGTATAATAAGAAGCTGGTATTAACTCAAACTGTTTTGCATAAAAAGTATGAGTTGCCCGGCAACGAAAAAAGTTTTGATACCAGCGCGTCGCTCGAGCTGGCTGGTTACCAGAAATGTTATATCTGTAAAACGCCTTATAAAAAGGTTCATTTTTTCTATCACCAGCTTTGTCCGGCCTGTGCTGAGTTTAACTATACCCGCCGTCAACAAACGGCCGACTTGAAAAACCGGGTAGCCTTGATAACCGGCGGCAGAATAAAGATCGGTTATCTTACTGCGTTGCGTATGTTACGGGATGGCGCCAAAGTGTGGGTTATCACCCGGTTTGCCAATGATTGTGCCAGGCGTTTTAGTGAAGAAACAGATTTCTCAGTGTGGGGGTACCGGTTGAAAATTGTATCACTCGATCTTCGTAACCTGGCACAGGTAAGCAATTTTATAAAACTCCTGCAGGAACAGGAAGCACATCTTGACATTATAATCAACAATGCCGCGCAAACCATAAAACGGCCAGCGGAGTTTTATAAACACTTATTCGAATTTGAGCGGGGTGGTGCGCAGGCTTTGCCCGTTAATCTGCAACCATGCCTGGCATCGCCGGGCAGGTTCCGGTTTCAGTTGGGCCATTGGGAACAACACCTGTTAACCTACGAGGCCGAAACTATGTTCCCCGCCAATCGTTACGATAAAGATGGCCAACAGATAGATCTGAGAACAAGCAACAGCTGGAAGTTGCTATTGGAAGAAGTGCCGCCGATGGAAATGCTGGAAACCCAGCTGGTGAATGTAACGGCGCCGTTTATGCTGAACAGCCAGTTAAAAGAGATGATGGTAAAGTCACCTTTTGACAGAAAATTCATTATAAATGTATCTGCCATGGAGGGCCAGTTCAACCGTTCTTCCAAAACGGCCTATCATCCGCATACAAATATGGCCAAAGCCGCGCTCAATATGATGACGAGAACTTCAGCCCAGGATTATGCACTGAGCGGGATATTTATGAACAGCGTAGATACGGGTTGGATCACCCAGGAAAACCCATTTCCTGATAAAGAGCGCTTATATCATGAAGAAGGCTTTGTACCGCCGCTGGATGAAACCGATGGTATGGCAAGAATTTACGATCCCATTGTAAGCGGCGTGACGCAACCAGGATTGCCTTTGTTTGGTCATTTTTTGAAAGATTATGTACCATTTGCGTGGTAA
- a CDS encoding GlxA family transcriptional regulator translates to MKQVTFLIADGVLKPSCLFNAIEVFEKANEFLEQTTGESYFEIRLTGTNLQQRLANGLFSLQVAPLAAIDKAGIIILPSFTEQDDYAIGKNRAALDWVISQFNGGAEVASLCTGTFLLAATGLLNGKPCATHWKAAAYFQRLFPELELHTNKILTDQQGVYTAGGALSSVNLALYIVEKYCGREAALYCARMLQIDIDRNSQSPFIMFEGLKDHKDNVIRNIQEFIEQHIGDRITVDQLAVHCSMDRINFTRRFKKATQLSPADYIQRVKVEGAKRLFESTGQQINEVMYKVGYIDIKAFRQLFKKIVGMTPGDYRNKFNKVA, encoded by the coding sequence ATGAAACAGGTGACCTTTTTGATCGCAGACGGCGTATTGAAACCGAGTTGTCTTTTTAATGCCATTGAGGTGTTTGAAAAGGCCAACGAGTTCCTTGAACAAACTACGGGTGAATCTTACTTTGAGATCCGGCTTACCGGCACCAATCTGCAACAACGGCTGGCGAATGGTTTATTCAGCCTGCAGGTGGCGCCGTTGGCCGCGATTGACAAAGCGGGGATAATTATCCTGCCCAGTTTTACAGAGCAGGACGATTATGCGATTGGTAAAAACCGGGCAGCGCTGGATTGGGTTATCAGTCAGTTCAATGGGGGGGCTGAAGTGGCCAGTTTGTGTACCGGTACATTTCTGTTGGCAGCTACAGGGCTGCTGAATGGTAAACCCTGCGCCACGCACTGGAAAGCAGCCGCCTATTTTCAGCGGTTGTTTCCTGAACTGGAATTGCATACCAATAAAATTCTCACCGATCAACAGGGCGTATATACCGCAGGTGGAGCGTTATCAAGTGTTAACCTTGCGCTTTATATTGTAGAAAAATATTGTGGCCGCGAAGCCGCTCTCTATTGTGCCAGGATGTTACAAATTGACATTGACCGGAATTCACAATCTCCCTTTATAATGTTTGAGGGGCTAAAGGACCATAAGGATAATGTGATCCGTAATATTCAGGAATTCATAGAGCAACATATTGGTGACCGGATAACTGTAGACCAACTGGCCGTACACTGCAGTATGGACCGCATTAATTTTACCCGGCGATTTAAAAAAGCCACACAATTATCACCTGCCGACTATATTCAAAGAGTAAAAGTAGAAGGCGCCAAACGGCTTTTTGAATCAACCGGCCAGCAAATAAACGAGGTAATGTACAAGGTGGGCTATATAGATATAAAAGCTTTTCGCCAGCTATTTAAAAAGATAGTGGGAATGACGCCTGGTGACTACCGGAATAAGTTCAATAAAGTGGCTTAA
- a CDS encoding type II toxin-antitoxin system RatA family toxin yields MGSIKFLEKTAIKCSPELAFDYTQDYSQRLVWDTFLKKADLIEGAITAGKGVKAYCVAKNGLGMVTEYVSFNRPKATAIKMTKGPFMFRSFLGSWNFKEIQTGVTEVIFLYSFQLRFPFNLATRLIKRNLQRNVRQRLKDLKRSIEKSN; encoded by the coding sequence ATGGGAAGCATTAAGTTTTTGGAGAAAACGGCAATCAAATGCAGTCCCGAATTGGCGTTTGACTATACGCAAGACTATTCACAAAGACTTGTTTGGGACACGTTTTTAAAAAAGGCTGACCTGATTGAAGGGGCTATAACCGCCGGCAAAGGAGTGAAAGCATATTGCGTGGCCAAAAACGGCCTTGGAATGGTAACAGAGTATGTTTCATTTAACAGGCCAAAAGCAACTGCCATTAAAATGACGAAAGGGCCTTTTATGTTTAGGTCATTTTTAGGCTCCTGGAATTTTAAGGAAATACAAACAGGTGTGACCGAAGTAATATTCTTATATTCATTTCAACTTAGATTTCCATTTAACCTCGCCACCAGGTTGATAAAAAGGAATTTGCAACGCAACGTAAGGCAACGACTTAAAGACCTTAAAAGAAGCATAGAAAAAAGCAATTAG
- a CDS encoding helix-turn-helix domain-containing protein: protein MERLNDKICIYINKNWIKDMTNRAFAIANDVDEKTVRRIKEIKDADYSISLDTLQRICSAQGVKLSEFFKMIGE from the coding sequence ATGGAGAGGCTTAACGATAAAATTTGTATATATATAAATAAGAATTGGATCAAGGACATGACCAATAGAGCCTTTGCCATTGCTAATGACGTTGACGAAAAAACGGTGAGGAGAATTAAAGAAATAAAAGATGCAGATTATTCCATCTCTCTAGACACTCTTCAACGAATTTGTTCCGCCCAAGGTGTAAAATTATCAGAGTTCTTTAAAATGATTGGCGAATAG
- a CDS encoding isocitrate lyase/PEP mutase family protein — MYTPSEICRLDSFVFMNNYEKFFQLHHQPAPFIIANAWNVKSAKLIEENGYKAIATSSGAIANSLGYEDGEKIPFSELLYVIQRIRSCTNIPLSVDFERGYTNDLETLNGHIQKLIEAGVVGINIEDAQGEETYLKKLNGIKSYLVKTNQQLFINARTDGFLQKLDSPLERTLERAKLYKEAGADGLFVTGVSDTSIIKEITAAVSLPVNVVGTPKLPAVKALADCGVKRISMAVFLYNATYKQLEKVVKDVKEEQSFTPLF, encoded by the coding sequence ATGTACACCCCTTCGGAGATCTGCAGGCTCGATAGTTTTGTCTTCATGAACAACTACGAAAAATTCTTTCAATTACACCATCAGCCAGCGCCGTTTATAATAGCAAACGCCTGGAATGTAAAGAGCGCGAAACTCATAGAAGAAAATGGCTATAAAGCCATCGCTACCTCAAGCGGCGCCATTGCCAATTCATTGGGCTATGAAGATGGTGAAAAAATTCCCTTTAGTGAATTGTTGTATGTGATCCAAAGAATACGTTCATGCACAAACATCCCGCTTTCTGTTGATTTTGAAAGAGGGTATACAAATGACCTGGAAACCTTAAACGGTCATATTCAAAAATTGATTGAAGCTGGTGTGGTGGGAATAAACATAGAAGACGCGCAGGGCGAAGAAACCTATCTGAAAAAGTTAAACGGTATCAAAAGCTATTTGGTAAAAACCAATCAGCAATTATTTATCAATGCACGAACAGATGGGTTCTTACAAAAGTTGGATTCACCGCTTGAACGAACCCTGGAGAGAGCAAAGTTATATAAAGAGGCAGGCGCAGACGGCTTATTTGTTACTGGTGTTTCAGACACGTCCATCATTAAAGAGATTACTGCGGCCGTTTCTCTTCCGGTAAATGTTGTTGGAACGCCTAAGCTCCCGGCTGTAAAAGCCCTGGCAGATTGTGGCGTAAAGCGCATCAGTATGGCGGTATTTTTATACAATGCAACATATAAACAGTTGGAAAAGGTGGTGAAGGATGTTAAAGAGGAACAGTCATTTACTCCGTTATTCTAG
- a CDS encoding leucine-rich repeat, ribonuclease inhibitor subtype produces MQPDQIVCPVDKVKADFPFPQQSLQPVIDFLNSNAPLPSANTAFPVGTITPDGRLDMCKQQLGIRGLELVAAPLMNNQVVKHLLLGTNAFGNTGAAAVAELVAANHSIETVYLGCNYIEQEGCKAICEAVEASPNVKSIWFKRNPIGAESMPAIIKMLSGNKQLRTLDLVNTCAGEGFHLLFEYMENNDSVERLYLSGNYLTATTMKYVNKMVARNKHLKSLYLSVNNIGDEGVAALIPGLAVNATLEDLGLASCGITGKGMELLFTTLQANSNLKSLDLGYAPSTKALGAKANELSVASAALLIEFIEGRPNLINLNLGKMNLPEVERNKLIDEMNKRNGSLEMRGYQSERTYPAHADSKAIKSVYR; encoded by the coding sequence ATGCAACCTGATCAGATAGTTTGCCCTGTTGATAAAGTAAAAGCCGATTTCCCTTTTCCTCAACAGAGCCTGCAACCGGTTATTGACTTTTTAAATAGTAATGCGCCATTGCCTTCAGCAAACACCGCTTTTCCGGTGGGCACCATTACCCCCGATGGCCGTTTGGATATGTGCAAACAGCAGCTGGGTATCCGTGGGCTGGAACTGGTAGCGGCCCCTTTAATGAATAACCAGGTAGTAAAGCATTTGCTGTTAGGCACGAATGCTTTCGGGAATACCGGTGCTGCCGCTGTTGCAGAACTGGTAGCTGCCAACCATTCCATAGAAACGGTTTACCTGGGCTGTAATTATATTGAACAGGAAGGCTGCAAGGCTATTTGTGAGGCGGTGGAAGCAAGTCCCAACGTAAAAAGCATCTGGTTTAAAAGAAATCCCATTGGCGCCGAAAGTATGCCGGCTATAATAAAAATGTTATCAGGTAATAAACAGCTGCGTACGCTCGACCTGGTAAATACCTGCGCGGGCGAGGGGTTTCATCTCCTGTTTGAATACATGGAGAATAATGATTCGGTGGAGCGGTTATACCTCAGTGGCAATTACCTTACGGCTACCACCATGAAATATGTAAATAAGATGGTAGCACGCAACAAACACCTGAAGTCGCTTTACCTGAGCGTAAATAATATTGGGGACGAGGGAGTCGCGGCACTTATTCCGGGGTTGGCAGTAAATGCAACCCTGGAAGATCTGGGCCTGGCAAGTTGTGGCATTACCGGTAAAGGCATGGAGTTATTGTTTACCACATTACAGGCAAACAGCAACTTAAAAAGTCTTGACCTTGGCTATGCGCCTTCGACAAAAGCTTTGGGCGCAAAAGCCAATGAGCTATCTGTTGCATCAGCTGCTTTATTGATTGAATTTATTGAGGGGAGACCAAACCTTATAAACCTGAACCTGGGTAAAATGAATCTGCCCGAAGTGGAGAGGAATAAGTTAATAGACGAAATGAATAAGAGAAACGGCAGTCTCGAAATGCGCGGGTATCAGTCAGAGCGGACTTATCCTGCCCATGCAGATAGTAAAGCGATAAAGAGCGTTTATAGATAA
- a CDS encoding outer membrane beta-barrel protein: MKKIAFSILLLSSVVFAKAQTESPFKPFKVDASLGYAMPGGTGAKGGVLFALEPKYEVIPNLSVGLRMEIAVMVRGQVETTSSSSTAKVDAKAAGSYLVTGDYYFTQTKVRPFGGLGLGIYKLAAASATSDGSTTTTASASAGSKFGEMVRAGVELSHFRIGLEYNIVPSTKVDMVNGSGVHTTASAKNGYLGIKAGFVIGGGRK, translated from the coding sequence ATGAAAAAAATCGCGTTCAGTATCCTATTATTATCCAGTGTTGTATTTGCCAAGGCTCAAACAGAGTCACCATTTAAACCCTTCAAAGTAGATGCCAGTTTGGGGTATGCCATGCCCGGTGGAACAGGCGCTAAAGGCGGTGTTTTATTTGCACTCGAACCCAAGTATGAAGTAATCCCTAATCTGTCAGTTGGTCTTCGTATGGAAATTGCTGTTATGGTACGCGGACAGGTTGAGACCACTTCAAGTTCAAGTACTGCAAAAGTTGACGCAAAAGCTGCAGGATCTTATTTGGTTACCGGTGATTATTATTTTACCCAAACCAAAGTTCGCCCGTTTGGAGGCCTTGGCTTAGGTATTTATAAACTGGCGGCTGCATCTGCTACCAGCGACGGTTCAACAACAACAACTGCTTCTGCCAGCGCCGGTTCAAAATTTGGCGAAATGGTAAGAGCAGGTGTGGAACTCAGTCACTTCCGTATAGGTTTGGAATACAACATTGTTCCTTCTACCAAGGTTGATATGGTTAATGGTTCCGGAGTGCATACAACTGCCTCTGCAAAGAACGGCTACCTGGGTATCAAGGCCGGATTTGTTATCGGTGGTGGAAGAAAATAA
- a CDS encoding helix-turn-helix domain-containing protein: MHQEFDPPVALQDSIECFWYDRRDFGDQQTGFEVLPDGYAEIIFYFGNTVSIETGEGLQPLPSPFLTGLLNQPAIFYTKNRFEVIGIRCYPWTVFDLLGLQPGKDGVRTFDHPIAQLQAPLTDWLQVGKIEEAIDEVNRYFLHAHAHLATDSMLFKAGVAMQEANGAIPVNQVAAAAHATVRTLERKFKQAAGYTVKDVSSVMRFQQVRNQLWMNPDSNLAGLAHELGYTDQSHLSKEFKRYSGTTPAAFARKVKQEKQAGNDFVAFIQA; this comes from the coding sequence ATGCACCAGGAATTTGATCCACCTGTAGCGCTGCAGGATAGCATAGAGTGCTTTTGGTACGACCGGAGAGACTTTGGGGACCAACAAACAGGTTTTGAGGTTCTGCCCGATGGCTATGCGGAGATTATTTTTTACTTCGGGAACACCGTTAGCATTGAAACCGGTGAAGGCTTGCAGCCGTTGCCATCTCCTTTCCTTACAGGTCTGCTCAATCAGCCCGCTATTTTTTACACTAAAAACCGGTTTGAGGTCATTGGTATCAGGTGTTATCCCTGGACGGTGTTCGATTTGCTGGGACTTCAGCCCGGTAAAGACGGCGTACGAACATTTGACCATCCCATCGCGCAGCTCCAGGCTCCATTGACTGATTGGCTACAGGTTGGTAAAATAGAAGAAGCAATAGATGAAGTAAACCGGTATTTCCTGCATGCACACGCGCATCTTGCCACTGACAGTATGTTGTTCAAAGCAGGTGTTGCCATGCAGGAAGCCAACGGCGCCATCCCGGTAAATCAGGTAGCAGCGGCGGCGCATGCAACGGTACGTACTCTGGAAAGAAAATTCAAGCAGGCTGCCGGCTATACTGTTAAAGACGTATCCAGTGTGATGCGCTTTCAGCAGGTGCGAAATCAATTATGGATGAACCCGGATTCCAACCTGGCCGGACTGGCCCACGAACTGGGTTACACCGATCAATCGCACCTGAGCAAAGAATTCAAACGGTACAGCGGTACTACGCCCGCTGCATTTGCACGAAAAGTAAAACAGGAAAAACAGGCCGGCAACGATTTTGTCGCGTTTATACAAGCCTGA